The following proteins come from a genomic window of Gimesia chilikensis:
- a CDS encoding c-type cytochrome: MRTLCFCFLMLVQLTASVIPLMAEEEPSAARGYQLLTEKTYLPPDFDQAVFDDLWKVWPEDQRKQAEAATQAERRQMIFDYYGIMQKPESESSPLGYVVTNEQKWVMNCFACHSGKVAGQVIPGAPNSHIGLHTLTEDVSKIKLQQLKKLSHLDLAAVGMPLGTTHGTTNAVIFGVVLDSLRDGEMNFDKTRPIPELLHHDMDPPAWWNVKRKSKIYSDAFMTKNHRVLMQFILIPRNNARQVKQWEADFANILAYIESLEPPRYRWPVDEQLAARGRIIFDQNCARCHGTYGENPSYPEKVIPLAELKTDPVRHQSLPPAYRAALNESWLSRYGKDPVVEAPAGYVAPPLDGIWASAPYFHNGSVPTLWHVLHPEARPQVWKRTVDGYDVNRVGLEIESLPELPAKLSTVERRRHFDTTKFGKSAAGHEYPNDLNEAEKQAVLEYLKTL, encoded by the coding sequence ATGCGAACCCTCTGTTTCTGCTTCTTGATGCTTGTGCAGCTAACTGCCTCTGTCATTCCGTTAATGGCGGAAGAAGAACCGTCTGCTGCACGCGGATACCAGCTGCTGACCGAAAAAACGTACCTGCCTCCCGACTTCGATCAGGCTGTGTTTGATGATCTCTGGAAAGTCTGGCCGGAAGACCAGCGCAAGCAGGCTGAAGCAGCGACTCAGGCAGAGCGGCGACAGATGATTTTTGACTATTACGGGATCATGCAGAAACCCGAGTCGGAGTCATCCCCGCTGGGCTATGTGGTCACGAACGAACAGAAGTGGGTCATGAACTGCTTTGCCTGTCATAGTGGCAAGGTGGCCGGTCAGGTGATACCTGGAGCTCCCAACAGTCATATTGGCCTGCATACGCTGACCGAAGATGTAAGCAAAATCAAACTGCAACAGTTAAAGAAGCTGAGCCACCTGGATCTGGCTGCAGTAGGGATGCCCCTGGGGACGACGCACGGCACGACCAACGCTGTCATTTTTGGTGTCGTACTCGATTCCCTGCGTGATGGGGAGATGAATTTCGATAAGACCCGACCGATTCCCGAACTGCTGCATCATGATATGGATCCCCCGGCCTGGTGGAACGTAAAACGCAAGTCGAAGATCTATTCCGATGCCTTCATGACCAAAAATCACCGGGTGCTCATGCAGTTCATTCTCATTCCTCGCAACAATGCACGACAGGTCAAACAGTGGGAGGCGGACTTCGCGAACATTCTGGCTTACATTGAATCACTTGAACCTCCCCGCTATCGCTGGCCCGTTGATGAACAGCTGGCCGCACGGGGGCGTATCATCTTCGACCAGAATTGTGCCCGTTGTCACGGTACTTATGGAGAGAACCCGAGTTATCCCGAGAAGGTTATCCCGCTGGCTGAATTGAAGACAGACCCCGTGCGTCATCAATCCCTGCCTCCCGCTTACCGGGCAGCCCTGAATGAGAGTTGGCTCTCTCGCTATGGCAAGGATCCGGTCGTCGAAGCCCCAGCCGGCTACGTGGCTCCGCCACTCGACGGAATCTGGGCATCAGCGCCTTATTTTCATAACGGATCGGTGCCCACGCTCTGGCATGTATTGCATCCCGAAGCACGGCCGCAAGTCTGGAAGCGGACTGTAGACGGTTATGATGTGAATCGCGTGGGACTGGAGATCGAAAGTTTACCTGAGCTGCCGGCAAAACTGTCTACCGTCGAACGGAGACGCCACTTCGACACTACGAAGTTCGGCAAATCAGCCGCGGGACACGAGTATCCCAATGACCTCAATGAAGCAGAGAAACAGGCAGTACTCGAGTATCTCAAAACGCTATGA
- a CDS encoding CPBP family intramembrane glutamic endopeptidase codes for MVAPENSPSEDTNPERLSAHTAADSPIFESEDQESAQELDQFLDQALQTAQGEDAPRPHDGSSGNAAPPGPGLIESICWMFGVFGAHFLGIMLFLVCGVIYLIATSNISQDPDTFRKEIAQLVEGHPLEAAGVEQAVFVFIGLIAVGLRLGKRPLQKLNLQPFAFSTGFLLFICVLPLALMSGELYRIAFDAWSLVAKQIPILERFNEMQTMEIVKDMAANNSLWSLILVIAVFPAIGEELIFRGMIGRGLIARWGLVPGIVITSIMFGIVHAHPAHVIAVIPLGMFMHYVYYVTRSFWAPMLVHFMNNAFAVSMAKMATAIPESAASLGDETQPVHPLIVASAALFLAAVCVQLWKTRVKYMTPQGEEWTPGYPSTEQPPANSPVTMMREKAHPLLYAAGVFLFLIFLVSMAAFSPQQEAVTAQPEAMQLIAF; via the coding sequence ATGGTCGCTCCTGAAAATTCTCCTTCGGAAGATACAAATCCCGAGAGACTCTCTGCACACACCGCAGCTGATTCCCCGATCTTTGAGTCAGAGGATCAAGAGTCTGCCCAGGAACTGGATCAGTTTCTGGATCAGGCGTTGCAGACAGCCCAAGGGGAAGACGCACCTCGTCCGCATGATGGAAGTTCCGGAAACGCGGCTCCGCCGGGTCCCGGTCTGATTGAGTCGATCTGCTGGATGTTCGGGGTCTTCGGTGCCCATTTTTTGGGAATCATGCTGTTCCTGGTCTGCGGGGTGATTTATCTGATCGCCACATCCAATATCAGTCAGGATCCTGACACGTTCCGCAAAGAAATTGCCCAGCTCGTGGAAGGCCATCCGCTGGAGGCAGCGGGGGTCGAACAGGCCGTGTTTGTCTTTATCGGACTGATTGCCGTCGGCTTACGTCTGGGTAAACGTCCCCTGCAAAAACTCAATCTGCAGCCGTTTGCGTTTTCAACAGGCTTCCTGCTGTTTATCTGCGTGCTGCCCCTGGCGCTCATGTCGGGAGAATTGTATCGAATTGCCTTTGACGCCTGGAGTCTCGTCGCGAAACAGATTCCCATCCTCGAACGTTTCAACGAAATGCAGACGATGGAAATCGTAAAGGATATGGCGGCGAACAACTCGCTCTGGTCTCTGATTCTGGTGATAGCCGTTTTCCCCGCTATTGGAGAAGAGCTCATCTTTCGCGGCATGATTGGCCGTGGTCTGATCGCACGCTGGGGACTGGTGCCGGGAATTGTGATCACGTCGATCATGTTCGGTATCGTGCATGCACACCCCGCGCATGTAATTGCCGTCATTCCGCTCGGGATGTTCATGCATTATGTGTATTACGTGACCCGCAGTTTCTGGGCACCGATGCTGGTGCATTTCATGAACAATGCGTTTGCCGTCTCGATGGCGAAAATGGCGACCGCGATTCCCGAAAGCGCAGCCAGTCTGGGAGACGAAACTCAGCCAGTACATCCGTTGATCGTGGCATCCGCGGCACTGTTCCTGGCCGCAGTTTGTGTCCAACTCTGGAAGACACGGGTGAAATACATGACGCCACAGGGCGAGGAGTGGACTCCCGGCTATCCTTCCACCGAACAGCCTCCGGCAAACAGCCCGGTGACCATGATGCGAGAGAAAGCGCATCCGCTGCTTTACGCGGCAGGCGTGTTCCTGTTTCTGATATTCCTTGTGAGCATGGCGGCATTCAGCCCTCAGCAGGAAGCTGTTACCGCACAACCCGAGGCGATGCAGCTCATAGCGTTTTGA
- a CDS encoding serine/threonine protein kinase has product MNRLPSVEIPLIERNSAMSPNSSSDSGTPQQDRQLQYCANCNSTYFQQTGSDNCPVCGAHVDDISLMDLQETIVVQEIDGLVDNADSASIVVDDPIAGTDLHVYQCQSLLGRGGMGMVYLATHRDLGRQCALKILLPHLSERDPEYVQRFIHEGRAVATLNHPNIVTAHAIGEERGYRFLEMELITGRALSHVVREDGPLSALHATSLIAQVASGLGTAHAKGIIHQDLKLENILLTGAGVPKIADFGLAKRISAEEGGAHQHNLAGTPNYMAPELFQGGMASATSDVYSLGVCFFVLLTGHLPHRAENFNALIQDVVSKPAPSVRDLCPEIPLEIAECVSLMLDKSPVNRFQNGYMASLFLNAILGQVQNIESMLHEAFGNNRNVSWKRNGHQYILEVKQSERRKQTVIIEPSEHQLHERLLLIYSTCCDAQTEYYEEALRLNSEISHGGISIRDVNGQAKFVMVDTFPRSSVDAEDIRKSVIAVAQHADEIEEKLTGHDFH; this is encoded by the coding sequence ATGAACAGATTACCTTCTGTAGAGATCCCCCTGATCGAGCGCAATTCAGCAATGTCCCCCAATTCATCCTCAGATTCCGGCACCCCGCAGCAAGATCGACAGTTGCAGTACTGCGCGAACTGCAATTCCACTTACTTTCAGCAGACCGGTTCTGATAATTGCCCCGTCTGCGGTGCACACGTGGATGACATTTCGTTGATGGATCTCCAGGAAACAATCGTTGTGCAGGAGATCGACGGGCTGGTTGACAATGCAGATTCCGCTTCCATTGTTGTGGATGATCCGATTGCGGGTACCGATCTGCACGTTTATCAGTGCCAGTCTCTTTTGGGCCGGGGAGGCATGGGCATGGTCTACCTGGCCACCCATCGCGATCTGGGACGCCAGTGTGCCTTGAAGATTCTGCTGCCACATCTTTCGGAACGCGATCCTGAATACGTGCAGCGTTTCATTCATGAAGGTCGCGCCGTCGCCACATTGAATCATCCGAATATTGTGACCGCCCATGCGATTGGCGAAGAACGCGGTTATCGATTTCTGGAAATGGAACTGATCACCGGACGTGCGTTGAGCCATGTTGTCCGCGAGGATGGCCCCCTCTCTGCCCTGCACGCGACATCATTGATCGCACAGGTGGCGTCAGGGCTGGGAACCGCGCACGCTAAAGGCATCATTCACCAGGATCTGAAGCTGGAAAACATTTTGTTGACCGGTGCGGGAGTCCCGAAAATCGCTGATTTCGGCCTGGCGAAGCGCATCTCTGCTGAGGAGGGAGGCGCGCATCAGCACAATCTGGCCGGTACTCCAAATTACATGGCACCGGAACTCTTTCAGGGGGGCATGGCCAGCGCCACTTCGGACGTCTATTCGCTGGGGGTCTGCTTTTTTGTGTTGCTCACAGGCCATCTGCCGCACCGTGCGGAGAACTTTAATGCTCTGATTCAGGATGTGGTTTCCAAACCGGCACCGAGCGTTCGCGATCTCTGCCCAGAGATTCCTCTGGAGATCGCTGAGTGTGTCTCCCTGATGCTTGATAAGAGTCCCGTGAACCGGTTTCAAAACGGTTACATGGCCTCTCTGTTTCTGAATGCAATTCTCGGCCAGGTACAGAATATCGAGTCGATGCTGCACGAGGCGTTTGGGAATAACCGCAACGTTTCCTGGAAACGCAACGGTCACCAGTACATCCTCGAAGTCAAACAGAGTGAACGACGCAAGCAGACTGTCATCATCGAACCCAGCGAACATCAGCTGCATGAACGGCTGCTGTTAATCTACAGCACCTGCTGTGATGCCCAGACCGAATATTACGAGGAAGCACTGCGTCTGAATTCCGAAATATCGCATGGGGGAATCTCGATTCGGGACGTGAATGGCCAGGCAAAGTTCGTCATGGTGGATACCTTCCCCCGCTCTTCAGTTGATGCCGAGGATATTCGCAAAAGTGTGATCGCCGTGGCCCAGCACGCCGATGAAATCGAAGAGAAACTGACCGGTCACGATTTTCACTAG
- the rpmA gene encoding 50S ribosomal protein L27: MAHKKGQGSSRNGRDSEAQRRGIKKFGGESVLAGNIIARQCGTKWHPGKNVGMGKDYTIFSLVEGTVFFDKDGRRINVEPALN, encoded by the coding sequence ATGGCACATAAGAAAGGTCAAGGTTCCAGCCGTAACGGTCGCGATTCAGAAGCTCAGCGCCGTGGAATCAAGAAATTCGGCGGTGAAAGCGTTCTGGCAGGAAACATCATCGCCCGTCAGTGCGGTACCAAATGGCATCCTGGTAAAAACGTGGGAATGGGCAAAGACTACACCATCTTCTCACTGGTTGAAGGCACTGTCTTCTTCGATAAGGATGGTCGACGGATCAACGTAGAGCCTGCTTTGAACTAA
- a CDS encoding S1C family serine protease: MKYAIGCFFSAVIGGLVVSALDAPSAGLIASSEAQVQPNLTGPRIIPPTPLKPAPPEVNANKTTPEHITELFNQRGLSPEEEINVSVYEKLNKSVVHITTKGTKSDGFFMLEYDTEGAGSGAIIDKAGHILTNYHVIEDAQQVNVTLFNGKSYQATFVGADAINDIAVIKIDEAPEVLFPVSMADSSKLKVGQRVFAIGNPFGLERTMTCGIISSLNRSLKLRGNRTIKSIIQIDAAVNPGNSGGPLLNSHGQLIGINTAIASNTGQSSGVGFAIPSNLVARVVPQLLTHGHMIHPEIGIQRVYETEQGLLIAKLTPGGPAEKAGLRGPKIVRQRRGLIVIERVDRGAADLIVAVDQKQIKSAADFLDYIESKKPGDTVVVTVLRGKEQTPTKVSVTLTASQSNRP; the protein is encoded by the coding sequence GTGAAATACGCCATTGGTTGTTTTTTCTCTGCCGTGATCGGTGGTCTGGTCGTTTCTGCTCTGGATGCCCCGTCTGCAGGTCTGATTGCCTCTTCAGAGGCACAGGTACAACCGAATTTAACCGGCCCCCGAATCATTCCTCCCACGCCACTGAAACCCGCGCCCCCTGAGGTTAATGCCAACAAGACGACGCCGGAACATATCACCGAATTATTCAATCAACGCGGGCTGTCTCCCGAAGAGGAGATTAATGTCAGCGTGTATGAAAAGCTGAATAAGAGCGTGGTCCACATCACGACCAAAGGCACGAAGAGCGATGGTTTTTTCATGCTCGAATATGATACGGAAGGCGCAGGTTCGGGAGCCATCATCGACAAAGCAGGGCACATTCTGACCAACTACCATGTGATCGAAGATGCCCAGCAGGTGAATGTCACCCTGTTTAACGGGAAATCATACCAGGCCACCTTTGTCGGCGCTGATGCCATCAATGACATTGCCGTGATCAAAATTGATGAAGCTCCGGAAGTGTTGTTTCCGGTCAGCATGGCCGATTCCAGTAAGTTGAAAGTAGGACAGCGTGTCTTTGCGATTGGCAACCCGTTCGGACTGGAACGGACGATGACCTGCGGTATTATCTCCAGTTTGAACCGGTCCCTGAAACTGCGGGGTAACCGCACGATCAAATCCATCATTCAGATTGATGCCGCAGTGAACCCGGGGAACTCAGGTGGCCCCTTGCTGAATTCGCATGGGCAGTTAATCGGAATCAATACCGCAATCGCCAGTAATACCGGTCAGAGTTCCGGCGTGGGCTTTGCGATTCCTTCGAATCTCGTTGCCCGCGTCGTTCCCCAATTGCTGACCCACGGACATATGATTCATCCGGAAATCGGTATTCAGCGTGTCTATGAGACCGAGCAGGGTTTATTGATTGCGAAACTGACACCGGGGGGACCCGCTGAGAAGGCAGGTTTGCGCGGTCCAAAGATCGTGCGACAGAGAAGGGGACTGATCGTCATCGAACGGGTCGACCGGGGGGCAGCGGATCTGATCGTCGCTGTAGACCAGAAGCAGATCAAATCCGCTGCGGACTTCCTGGATTATATCGAGAGCAAAAAGCCTGGTGACACCGTTGTGGTGACCGTGCTGCGGGGGAAGGAACAGACGCCGACCAAAGTCTCGGTCACCCTGACCGCCAGTCAGTCCAACCGACCATAA
- a CDS encoding 6-phosphofructokinase: protein MRRIALLTAGGDTPALNATIFGAVERANELRLEVVGIIKGFGGLLDPAVPHIRLNPLYSTLPELDPRCGGTILGSSRTYIDESHAGELQVVKKRLDQLGIEGLICIGGDGTLNGMQPISQFMPCVLAPKTIDNDLGLNYLDEPNEWVKETNPETGKEKLRKLPAKQDLELDDMVNYATPGYATAVYVCVQGVQRIRTTAESHRRIAIIEVMGRESGYLALGAAYGQPDIVLIPEVPLDYDRFERRVRELYDTQKNVVIVIGEGLRDQNGKRLGDISQSVDPAGNVIFSGAAEILQNMLIESLGDHYFVSRKRHEMAKSATFTRKIGHTQRGGRPIRFDRFYAAQLGGKAVDLLVQRQNNYVAILQWNEQQGFHVSSISGNALRDAWRGIHPRTLHPSFYDEHRYQPSKLGVQYLSKIFTNAVGSDDLELLKDDLFDTGHLKTRYQSINVSVHKHIRYLSTPQDQGPVDQF, encoded by the coding sequence ATGCGTCGGATTGCTCTTTTAACGGCAGGTGGTGACACGCCCGCATTGAATGCCACAATCTTTGGAGCTGTGGAGCGTGCAAACGAACTACGGCTGGAAGTCGTGGGGATTATCAAAGGCTTTGGCGGACTGCTCGACCCCGCCGTACCTCACATCAGGTTGAATCCACTCTATTCAACTCTTCCTGAACTCGATCCCCGCTGCGGTGGTACGATTCTGGGTTCATCCCGCACCTATATTGATGAGTCCCATGCCGGTGAACTGCAGGTGGTTAAGAAACGCCTGGATCAGCTCGGGATCGAAGGCTTGATCTGTATCGGCGGCGACGGAACTTTGAATGGCATGCAGCCGATCTCGCAGTTCATGCCTTGTGTGCTGGCTCCCAAAACCATCGATAACGATCTCGGTTTGAATTACCTCGATGAACCAAATGAATGGGTGAAGGAAACGAACCCGGAGACCGGGAAAGAGAAGCTTCGCAAGTTGCCGGCCAAGCAGGATCTGGAACTGGATGACATGGTCAATTACGCGACCCCCGGCTATGCGACTGCGGTCTACGTCTGTGTGCAGGGCGTGCAGCGTATTCGAACCACTGCCGAAAGCCACCGACGGATCGCGATTATCGAAGTCATGGGACGGGAATCGGGATATCTTGCATTAGGGGCCGCCTATGGACAACCCGATATTGTCCTGATTCCGGAAGTCCCCCTGGATTACGATCGATTCGAACGCCGGGTCCGCGAACTCTACGACACACAGAAAAATGTGGTGATCGTCATTGGCGAAGGACTCCGGGATCAGAATGGGAAACGACTGGGGGACATTTCGCAAAGTGTCGACCCTGCCGGAAACGTGATCTTCAGTGGGGCTGCCGAGATTCTGCAGAACATGTTGATCGAGTCACTGGGGGATCATTACTTTGTCTCGAGGAAGCGACATGAAATGGCCAAGTCGGCTACATTCACCCGTAAAATTGGTCACACACAACGCGGCGGACGTCCTATCCGCTTTGACCGGTTTTATGCCGCCCAGCTTGGGGGAAAAGCGGTCGACCTGCTGGTCCAGCGGCAGAACAACTATGTAGCCATCCTGCAGTGGAATGAGCAGCAGGGATTCCACGTCAGCTCAATCAGTGGCAATGCACTGCGGGATGCCTGGCGGGGAATCCACCCTCGTACCCTGCACCCCTCGTTCTATGATGAGCATCGCTACCAGCCTTCGAAACTGGGTGTGCAATACCTGTCAAAAATCTTTACGAACGCGGTTGGGTCTGATGACCTGGAGCTGCTTAAAGATGACCTGTTTGATACCGGGCACCTTAAAACCCGGTATCAAAGTATCAATGTAAGTGTTCACAAACACATTCGCTATCTCAGTACTCCCCAGGATCAGGGCCCCGTTGACCAGTTCTAG